Proteins from a genomic interval of Candidatus Palauibacter scopulicola:
- a CDS encoding ATPase, T2SS/T4P/T4SS family: MKRASGVGHLVPFLPGLESLLEDPEVSEIMINGPANVWVERAGKLEPHEAPGLTGAWLHRAAIHIARPLGLDPAAKPVLDARLGDGSRVAICTPPASPEVAITIRRFGGRAFSAEDLVRMGSLPEQALHAARDTLAARRNVLVSGGTGSGKTTLLNALIELLPEDERIVAIEDTLELRIDRANCLRFEAGTAHDTPVSIRDLVRHALRHRPDHIVVGEVRGGEAADLLQALNTGHGGSLTTIHANNARSALSRLASCAMQAGDALPWEVTCRGVVDGIALVLHVARRDGRRFVEEALEVRGYDAATGRWITEPTWTTQPPKEVNA, encoded by the coding sequence ATGAAGCGCGCCAGCGGCGTCGGCCACCTCGTCCCGTTCCTTCCGGGCCTGGAATCCCTGCTCGAAGACCCGGAGGTCTCCGAGATCATGATCAACGGACCCGCGAACGTCTGGGTCGAGCGGGCCGGGAAGCTGGAGCCCCACGAGGCGCCCGGACTCACCGGCGCCTGGCTCCACCGCGCGGCGATCCACATCGCCCGGCCGCTCGGGCTCGACCCCGCCGCGAAGCCGGTCCTGGACGCGCGGCTCGGAGACGGGTCGCGGGTCGCGATCTGCACTCCGCCCGCGAGTCCCGAGGTCGCCATCACAATACGCCGGTTCGGAGGCCGGGCATTCTCCGCCGAGGATCTCGTTCGCATGGGCTCGCTGCCGGAACAGGCGCTCCATGCCGCCCGGGACACGCTCGCGGCCCGCCGCAACGTCCTCGTCTCGGGCGGCACGGGCTCGGGCAAGACGACGCTCCTGAACGCGTTGATCGAACTCCTGCCCGAAGACGAGCGGATCGTCGCCATCGAGGACACACTGGAACTCCGGATCGACCGCGCCAACTGCCTCCGCTTCGAGGCGGGAACCGCCCACGACACGCCCGTCTCGATCCGCGACCTGGTGCGCCACGCGCTCCGCCACCGGCCCGACCACATCGTCGTCGGCGAGGTCCGGGGCGGCGAGGCCGCCGACCTGCTCCAGGCACTCAACACCGGGCACGGCGGATCGCTCACGACCATCCACGCCAACAACGCCCGCTCCGCGCTGTCCCGCCTCGCGAGTTGCGCCATGCAGGCCGGAGACGCGCTGCCCTGGGAAGTCACCTGCCGAGGCGTCGTGGACGGCATCGCGCTCGTGCTGCACGTGGCGCGCCGGGACGGCCGGCGGTTCGTCGAGGAGGCGCTCGAAGTACGGGGCTACGACGCGGCCACCGGCCGCTGGATCACGGAACCGACATGGACCACTCAACCACCGAAGGAGGTGAACGCATGA